The nucleotide window CGACTTACTTTTTCAATAAATCGAGCTATTTCTCGCGGCGTTTCCTTCATTCCATGTTTAATCCAATTTTTGATGACTGCTGCACTGCCGCTTGAAATGAATGAATAGTATGATTCAAGCGTATTCACATCCATGTGAGGCATTTGTTCCCTCCATACTTCAATACTTCGATCATGCAAAATATAGATCACCCGTTCCAAATAATCTCCATTCCCATGATCAGAGAACAGGATGGTACACAGGTCACTGTTATCTGCGATATGTTCGCAGATTTCAACGAATGAACTTTTAACATGTACATCATCCAGTATAGAACGTTCTATAAGCTCCTTAATAACCGCAAAAAATGATTCTTCAATGCTTGAAAGCAAATGAACTGGAGAATGATAGTGCATATAGAACGTATTACGATTAAGATTCGCTTGTCTGCATAAGTCAGTCACGGTAATTTTGTTAATTGGACGCTCTTTCATAAGTGCTAACAGACTTTCTCTTAATACCATTTTGCTATATTGAATTCTGCGGTCTTCTTGCATTCCCCTTAATTACCCTCCTAATGATGCAAAATCATCGAGCTAACAGACATAATCCGTTGTTTCGTTCGTTAACTATCATTTGTTATCGAACTGCCTGTTGTTTATCGAACAGCGTGTACATATACTATAACCAGAGTAACAGATTATTACCTTTTGGAGGAACAATTAATGAAAGTAACCTATGCAATGATAGATAAAGAATTACGTCTGAAAGGTAGGATTTTGAACATCTTAATGAGTTCCTCAAGTGAAGACCGATTTCTAAAAGATATGCTCAAAAGAAAAAAACAAATTGAAAAACGAAAAGGGAAGCATCTGGAAGGGATGCACTGTCGGGAAGAATGGATTGAACGTAAAGACGGATCTAAACAGCGTATGCTTATCTATAGACCTCATCATGTCCAAGAAAACCTTCCGGGTATTCTTTGGTTACATGGAGGAGGCTACGCACAGGGAATACCAGAACTGTTCGAAAACATGTACCAAAAGTTAATGGACACAAGTAATTGTGTTATTATCGCGCCGGATTATCGTTTATCTATTGAAGCACCGTATCCAGCAGCGTTAGAGGATAGCTATGACGCTCTTCTATGGATGAAGCAGCATGCCAAGGAGCTGGGAATTCGGAGTAATCAACTTATGGTAGGTGGGGAAAGTGCAGGAGGAGGGTTAACCGCAGCTCTTACTCTCTATGCGAGAGATCAGGGGGAAGTGAATATCGCATTTCAAATGCCGCTGTACCCCATGATCGATGACAGAATGATCACTGAATCAGCCCAAGATAATAATGCCCCCATATGGAACTCTGACATGAATGAATGGGCTTGGAAGCTTTACCTCGGAGAGAATTACGGAAAAGAGGTATCTCCTTATGCGTCAGCTGCAAGAGCTACCGATTATAGTAACCTTCCACCCACAGTGACTTTCGTCGGTGATGTGGAACCCTTCCGGGATGAAACGATCGAATACGTTAAGCAATTAAAAGAAGCCGGCATTCCCGTTGAATTCACGCTATATAAAGGCTGTTACCATGGATTTGATATCATTAATCCCAAAGCCAAGGTAAGCCAGGAAGCCACTTTATTCTTAATGAAATCTTACAAGTATGCAGTAGAGCATTATTTTACCGAGCAACATGCCACACTTGAATAGAGGGATGTATGTATGGAATGGAAACAAACCAAAAGAGCAATCTCCAATGAGGTTGCTCTTTTGGTCATGGTTTATTTTGCGTAACGATGTATACGCAGTTTCTTCCTCCGGCTAAAATGTATTCTCCTCGTTCAATACGAACATTATCGCCTAAAACCGTTTTGAATAAATGTAATTCATTCTTGCATAACCCGGTACATACCACGGCCGCTTCACAGATGGGGCAATGCTTCTCAATGAGTAGGAGACTGCCATCATCCTGCTCCTTAACCTCGGCCATATAACCCTCATTGGTGCGAATCTCGGCCAATTTCTCCAATTTCTCTCGAACATCCGATGCATCGCCAAGATGCTGAAGATATTGTTCTTGCATATTTTTATTTCGCACATCCAGCAGCTTGTCCAGCCCTTCATGACCAAAAGCTTCTTTCATCGAATTGATGAGGCTGACGGATAAATCCGAATATCCACTTGGGAAAAAACGATTAGCCGCGGGAGTTAATATCCA belongs to Paenibacillus sp. FSL H8-0079 and includes:
- a CDS encoding TetR-like C-terminal domain-containing protein, producing the protein MQEDRRIQYSKMVLRESLLALMKERPINKITVTDLCRQANLNRNTFYMHYHSPVHLLSSIEESFFAVIKELIERSILDDVHVKSSFVEICEHIADNSDLCTILFSDHGNGDYLERVIYILHDRSIEVWREQMPHMDVNTLESYYSFISSGSAAVIKNWIKHGMKETPREIARFIEKVSRSVEHSFMQ
- a CDS encoding alpha/beta hydrolase; translation: MKVTYAMIDKELRLKGRILNILMSSSSEDRFLKDMLKRKKQIEKRKGKHLEGMHCREEWIERKDGSKQRMLIYRPHHVQENLPGILWLHGGGYAQGIPELFENMYQKLMDTSNCVIIAPDYRLSIEAPYPAALEDSYDALLWMKQHAKELGIRSNQLMVGGESAGGGLTAALTLYARDQGEVNIAFQMPLYPMIDDRMITESAQDNNAPIWNSDMNEWAWKLYLGENYGKEVSPYASAARATDYSNLPPTVTFVGDVEPFRDETIEYVKQLKEAGIPVEFTLYKGCYHGFDIINPKAKVSQEATLFLMKSYKYAVEHYFTEQHATLE
- a CDS encoding metalloregulator ArsR/SmtB family transcription factor, whose amino-acid sequence is MSGNQTKKDASTSTRRAIINLLKERGGMDVMALSTQFSLSGMAIRQHLNALKEEGLVTTVEEARPMGRPTKLWILTPAANRFFPSGYSDLSVSLINSMKEAFGHEGLDKLLDVRNKNMQEQYLQHLGDASDVREKLEKLAEIRTNEGYMAEVKEQDDGSLLLIEKHCPICEAAVVCTGLCKNELHLFKTVLGDNVRIERGEYILAGGRNCVYIVTQNKP